The bacterium genomic sequence GGGGGCAGGCCTGGATTTCATCGAAAAACAACAGGGTTTTGTTGGGAACAATTTTTTTATTGGTGTGAGCTTGGAGAAGAGCCAGTATTTTATCGATGGATTCGTTTAAAAAATAATCGCCCACGGTGGGGTCTTTTTCGAAATTAATCTCGATGTAATTTTCAAAATTTTTTTGGGCAAACAGTTTTACCAAATACGATTTTCCAACTTGACGTGCACCCCGTATAATCAACGGCTTGCGATTAGGCCTATTTTTCCATTGCTCCAAATCATGGAGAGCGGTACGGGGAATCATCAAGATATGATAAAATATAGGGTTAAAATGTCAATATTTTGTTTTTTTATTGGGTATATATAAAAAAATATTGTTAAAATATGGTGCTAGCTAGATTAATTCTTTTAGCAATTCCATGGCAGGCGCTACGCGGATTCCTTCTTTTGATTGGTAATCTTTCTTTCCTTTAAGACTAATTTGCCAGGCTTCGGTTTGGGGAAATTTTGCTTTCAGGTACTTTAAACCATCGTTAATGTCGCTGTCGGACAGTTTACATTCCACCAATAAAACGGGTTTGTTGTTTTGAACAATGACAAAATCCACTTCCTTTTTATAAACATCCCTAAAATATCTCAGCTCCATTTCTTCACCCAGGGTGTCCCTTTTAAAATGAACCCATTTAAGAAGATGCACAGCCACCATATTTTCAAAGCGGGCACCGGGATCTTTTACAAGATTCCAATCGTAATGGTAATGCTTTTGCTCTTTTTTAACGGCTTTTATTTTTGGGGATCCAAAAGGGGAAATTCTGAAAAGGCCGTATAGTCTTTCCAGGGCATCCATCCAGCGCGTAACTGTTTTGTGATTAACCTGCAAATCTTCACGAATGGCATTGAGCGAAAGTGGGTTACCCACCAATTCCGGTAAACGAGCAACAAGCAATTCTAACAAACTTAAATTTTGGATACCTTCAAGACTTTTAACATCGTCATGAATAAGCCGGTGGCGATATTCGATAGACCAGCGTTTAGCTTCAACTTCGCTACTTTTGTAAAAAGGTTCCGGAAAACCACCCAGTTTAAACAACACCCCCAGGTCGGCGGCGGATTTCATCTGGAGTTCTGCATAAGAGAGTGGATAGAGCCGCAAATAATGATAACGTCCCTGGAGTGAATCACCGCCAAACCGGTAAAAATCGAGACGGGCACTCCCGGTTACCAGTATTTTGCATTTTGCCTTGCGTTCATCGTAAAGGCCCTTTAAAAAATTACGCCACTGGCGGTATTTGTGCAGCTCATCAAAAACAATCAGCCCTTTTGCCGGGATTTCATAGTGCAGTATTTTATCTTTATGGATGGGGACATCCCAGTTTAAATACTGTTTATTGTTTCCTGCAATTTTTAAGGCTAGAGTGGTTTTACCCACCTGCCGGGGTCCGCCGATAAAAACCATTTTCGATTTTAAATCGGTCACCACCTGGTTTTGCAAATAACGGTCCACGTAGTCTTTTATACCATAGTATAAAATAATTTAAAGTATTTTATACTGCTGTATAAATAAATATAAGAGGATCTACCCCTGCTTCAGACGTGACATAGAGGTCCCCGGTTCATTGCTGTTCAGGGTAGCCTCGGGATTTCCAATCATCATCAGCGGTGTGCCAATCAGGTTCATCCCCACACGTCCCGCACCCCATAACAAATTCTTCCCAC encodes the following:
- a CDS encoding AAA family ATPase, translating into MVFIGGPRQVGKTTLALKIAGNNKQYLNWDVPIHKDKILHYEIPAKGLIVFDELHKYRQWRNFLKGLYDERKAKCKILVTGSARLDFYRFGGDSLQGRYHYLRLYPLSYAELQMKSAADLGVLFKLGGFPEPFYKSSEVEAKRWSIEYRHRLIHDDVKSLEGIQNLSLLELLVARLPELVGNPLSLNAIREDLQVNHKTVTRWMDALERLYGLFRISPFGSPKIKAVKKEQKHYHYDWNLVKDPGARFENMVAVHLLKWVHFKRDTLGEEMELRYFRDVYKKEVDFVIVQNNKPVLLVECKLSDSDINDGLKYLKAKFPQTEAWQISLKGKKDYQSKEGIRVAPAMELLKELI